A single window of Pseudomonas sp. ML2-2023-3 DNA harbors:
- a CDS encoding ferredoxin reductase has protein sequence MTENEAQVRSWQSCVIDDIIQQTPSIKSFFLRLSKPFAHTAGQHVDIRLTAPDGYSAMRSYSIASSAVSTPIVEIAIERMPDAEVSPFFHDIAAIGDEIEVRGPLGGHFLWPEPAIDPVLLIGGGSGLVPLMAMIRQRRALAQAVPTALLLSARTAEDVLFSEELHCIEISDPAFVLALAITREKPVRASDFARRIDGMMVQEILTRLQGKPTQVFVCGSNGFVNIATDSALLAGLDASIIKTERYGG, from the coding sequence ATGACTGAAAACGAAGCGCAAGTCCGTTCGTGGCAATCATGCGTGATCGACGACATCATCCAGCAAACACCGAGTATCAAGAGCTTCTTCCTTCGGTTGAGCAAGCCGTTCGCGCACACCGCAGGTCAGCACGTCGATATCCGGCTGACCGCGCCCGACGGCTACAGTGCAATGCGCAGCTACTCGATCGCGTCATCGGCAGTTTCGACCCCGATCGTCGAGATAGCTATCGAGCGCATGCCGGATGCCGAAGTTTCGCCGTTTTTTCACGACATCGCGGCGATTGGTGACGAAATCGAAGTTCGCGGTCCGCTCGGTGGCCATTTCCTTTGGCCTGAGCCTGCCATAGATCCGGTTCTGTTGATCGGGGGAGGCTCCGGCCTCGTGCCGTTGATGGCAATGATCCGGCAGCGCCGCGCATTGGCCCAAGCCGTTCCGACAGCGTTGCTCCTGTCCGCACGAACCGCCGAGGACGTTCTCTTCTCAGAAGAACTTCATTGCATCGAAATCAGCGATCCGGCGTTCGTCCTGGCGCTCGCGATTACGCGCGAGAAACCGGTTCGCGCATCGGACTTTGCGCGACGGATCGACGGCATGATGGTCCAAGAAATTCTAACCAGGCTTCAGGGAAAGCCGACGCAAGTGTTCGTCTGCGGGTCTAACGGATTCGTCAACATCGCAACCGATAGCGCGCTGCTGGCGGGCTTGGACGCCTCCATCATCAAGACGGAGCGCTACGGGGGCTAG
- a CDS encoding sulfite oxidase-like oxidoreductase yields MVTRGFTGRGSGDQSDRIPPGQHLVEDFPVLSAGPTPRVEPSDWKFTVKIGPKPVKTWNWGEFNTLPKTQVTKDIHCVTSWSKLDTVWEGVLIEDILADAELDRPTDFVLAHCYDNYSTNVPLTDLLSGKAMVALSYAGKPLSRDHGGPARLLVPHLYFWKSAKWVNALQFTTRDEAGFWELHGYHIYGDPWREQRYTHD; encoded by the coding sequence ATGGTCACCAGAGGTTTCACCGGTCGCGGTTCAGGCGACCAGTCCGATCGGATTCCGCCAGGTCAGCATCTGGTGGAGGATTTCCCTGTTCTGTCGGCCGGCCCTACGCCGAGGGTAGAGCCCTCCGACTGGAAATTCACAGTCAAAATTGGTCCGAAGCCCGTCAAAACGTGGAATTGGGGCGAATTCAACACTCTACCAAAGACCCAGGTGACAAAGGATATTCACTGCGTCACCTCTTGGTCCAAACTGGATACCGTTTGGGAGGGTGTACTCATTGAAGACATCCTTGCAGATGCAGAGCTTGATCGGCCTACCGATTTCGTCTTGGCGCACTGCTACGATAATTATTCGACAAACGTCCCTCTGACGGATCTGCTTTCCGGGAAAGCGATGGTCGCCCTCAGTTATGCGGGCAAGCCACTTTCCCGCGATCATGGGGGGCCGGCGCGTCTTCTAGTGCCGCACCTTTACTTCTGGAAATCCGCCAAATGGGTGAATGCGCTGCAATTCACGACGCGTGACGAGGCCGGCTTTTGGGAGCTGCACGGCTATCACATCTACGGCGATCCGTGGCGCGAACAACGATACACCCATGACTGA
- a CDS encoding DUF1330 domain-containing protein, whose protein sequence is MMEAFVVFTREETSDPHALATYSAGVGPSFDGHDVTFLAAYGAIQHLEGPPIEGAVILRFPTMQAARDWYDSPAYQTIAAQRFAGSRYRAFIIEGRR, encoded by the coding sequence ATGATGGAAGCGTTCGTCGTCTTTACGCGGGAAGAAACCAGCGACCCACATGCACTCGCAACCTATTCTGCAGGCGTCGGACCATCGTTCGATGGTCACGACGTTACCTTTCTCGCCGCTTATGGCGCGATCCAGCATTTGGAGGGGCCGCCCATCGAAGGGGCCGTAATCTTGCGTTTCCCGACGATGCAGGCCGCTCGCGACTGGTATGACAGTCCCGCCTACCAAACCATCGCTGCTCAACGCTTTGCCGGTTCCCGTTACCGCGCCTTTATCATTGAAGGGCGGCGGTGA
- a CDS encoding heme-binding protein — MTKSIATASINRETAVALIDAALAAARAIGIPAAVAVVDATGNLRAFERTDDAPFLTVDVAIDKAWSSASFGFPTHVWNDYVTNDPKVAPLAYRPRMVAVGGGYPILEDGKLIGGIGISGGNYQQDQDACVEALMKIGFQLPA, encoded by the coding sequence ATGACCAAATCTATTGCCACCGCCTCGATCAACCGCGAAACCGCAGTCGCCCTCATCGACGCGGCGCTCGCTGCGGCCCGTGCCATCGGCATCCCGGCTGCCGTCGCCGTCGTCGACGCCACCGGTAACCTGCGCGCGTTCGAGCGCACCGACGATGCGCCGTTCCTTACCGTCGATGTTGCCATCGACAAGGCCTGGAGTTCCGCCTCGTTTGGGTTCCCGACCCATGTCTGGAACGACTATGTGACCAACGATCCAAAAGTGGCGCCGCTAGCCTATCGCCCTCGGATGGTCGCTGTCGGCGGCGGTTATCCGATTCTGGAGGATGGGAAGTTGATCGGCGGCATAGGCATCTCCGGAGGCAACTATCAGCAGGATCAGGATGCGTGCGTCGAGGCACTCATGAAAATCGGGTTCCAGTTGCCAGCCTGA
- a CDS encoding zinc-binding alcohol dehydrogenase family protein: MKAIGYKVPGPIAADAALVDINLPRPVAAGYDILVEVKAVSVNPVDYKVRNSTPPADGDWKVLGWDAAGIVREVGPDVTQFELGDEVYYAGSITRPGTNAEFHLVDARIVGHKPASLSWAEAAALPLTTLTAWEAMFDRLDVAKPVPGAAEAILIIGGAGGVGSIAVQIARQRTDLTVIATASRPETQEWVRGLGAHHVIDHSRPLAPQIAELGIGAPAFVFSTTHTEQHVADIAELIAPQGRFGLIDDPKAFDIMVFKRKAVSIHHELMFTRSIYGTPDMNEQGEILDAMAALVDDGKIRTTLTRRLSPINAANLKTVHALIESGAAKGKIVLEGF, encoded by the coding sequence ATGAAAGCCATTGGTTACAAGGTTCCGGGACCCATCGCCGCGGATGCCGCGCTGGTCGACATCAATCTGCCTCGGCCTGTCGCTGCAGGATACGATATCCTGGTTGAGGTGAAGGCCGTCTCGGTCAACCCGGTCGACTACAAGGTCCGCAACAGCACGCCGCCGGCAGATGGCGATTGGAAGGTGCTGGGATGGGATGCCGCCGGGATTGTGCGCGAGGTCGGCCCCGACGTCACGCAGTTCGAGTTAGGCGACGAGGTCTATTATGCCGGATCGATCACACGGCCCGGTACCAATGCGGAGTTCCATCTCGTCGACGCCCGGATTGTCGGTCACAAACCTGCGTCGCTCTCCTGGGCGGAAGCGGCGGCGCTGCCGCTGACGACGTTGACGGCCTGGGAGGCGATGTTCGACCGCCTGGACGTGGCGAAGCCCGTACCCGGTGCGGCGGAGGCGATCCTCATCATCGGTGGCGCGGGCGGGGTTGGGTCGATCGCCGTCCAGATCGCGCGACAGCGCACGGACCTCACCGTCATCGCCACAGCCTCTCGACCGGAAACCCAAGAGTGGGTAAGAGGGCTTGGAGCTCACCACGTCATCGACCATTCTCGTCCGCTCGCGCCACAGATCGCCGAACTCGGCATCGGTGCTCCCGCTTTCGTCTTTTCGACCACACATACCGAGCAACATGTCGCCGACATCGCCGAACTGATCGCCCCACAAGGACGGTTCGGACTGATCGACGATCCCAAGGCATTCGATATCATGGTTTTCAAGCGCAAGGCGGTGTCGATCCACCACGAGCTGATGTTCACGCGGTCGATCTACGGCACGCCCGACATGAATGAGCAGGGCGAGATTCTGGATGCGATGGCAGCGCTGGTTGACGACGGCAAAATCCGCACGACGCTGACCCGGCGACTGTCGCCGATCAATGCCGCCAATCTGAAGACGGTGCATGCACTGATCGAAAGTGGCGCGGCTAAAGGCAAGATCGTCCTCGAAGGCTTCTAA